A region of Streptomyces sp. R44 DNA encodes the following proteins:
- a CDS encoding nitrate/nitrite transporter has translation MRRAGTATEAAPADAGEGSARGLTALLTTAMAFSMMQLFLLGALGPRLVDRLGVSETVLGLTTTVGFGTAAVLSPAGGRIVDRIGPRRALVALLALSAVALGLIGAAPGSSLLLAAVALGGLPQALANPATNKAILVSVPAPKRGAVTGAKQSGVQLGAFVAGLPLAVAASAIGWRGAVWVAAGAALLAALWAWRTLPADASSPPKVAASGPARSRPRGPVPWLAAFSLFLGAGIASVNTYLALFGSQRLGMGPTVAGALVAVLGVAGIAGRVGWSRAATPGRAPWLPGLLAGGAVGAAVLLAAAVRVGPLVWVAAVAVGVFAVSGNAVSMVLVMQRSAPGRAGQDSALVAAGFFAGFAVGPPLFGFLAERGRYGEGWSLVAVEFAVAGAVALAWAVRDRRTRADGPR, from the coding sequence GTGAGGAGGGCGGGCACGGCGACCGAGGCGGCACCTGCCGATGCCGGAGAGGGGTCGGCCCGCGGACTGACCGCGCTCCTGACGACGGCCATGGCCTTCTCGATGATGCAGCTCTTCCTGCTCGGAGCGCTGGGCCCGCGCCTCGTCGACCGACTCGGTGTCTCGGAGACCGTGCTGGGCCTGACCACCACGGTGGGCTTCGGCACGGCAGCCGTCCTCTCGCCCGCCGGCGGCCGGATCGTCGACCGCATCGGCCCCCGCCGGGCCCTCGTGGCCCTGCTCGCCCTCTCGGCCGTGGCACTGGGTCTGATCGGCGCCGCGCCCGGCTCCAGTCTGCTGCTCGCGGCCGTCGCGCTCGGCGGCCTGCCCCAGGCGCTCGCCAACCCGGCGACGAACAAGGCGATCCTGGTGTCGGTACCCGCGCCGAAGAGGGGCGCGGTCACCGGTGCCAAGCAGTCCGGTGTCCAGCTGGGGGCCTTCGTGGCCGGGCTGCCCCTCGCCGTGGCCGCGAGCGCGATCGGCTGGCGGGGCGCGGTCTGGGTGGCTGCCGGTGCGGCGCTCCTCGCTGCCCTGTGGGCCTGGCGCACACTGCCGGCCGACGCGTCATCGCCGCCGAAGGTGGCCGCGAGCGGTCCGGCACGGTCCCGCCCCCGTGGGCCCGTGCCCTGGCTGGCCGCCTTCTCGCTCTTCCTCGGCGCGGGCATCGCCTCCGTCAACACCTACCTCGCCCTGTTCGGCTCCCAACGCCTCGGCATGGGGCCCACGGTGGCGGGCGCTCTGGTCGCGGTCCTCGGCGTCGCGGGGATCGCCGGCCGCGTCGGCTGGTCCCGGGCCGCCACACCCGGTCGGGCCCCGTGGCTGCCGGGCCTGCTCGCCGGGGGAGCGGTGGGCGCGGCCGTGCTCCTGGCCGCCGCCGTCCGCGTCGGCCCGCTGGTGTGGGTGGCAGCGGTGGCGGTGGGCGTCTTCGCCGTGTCGGGCAACGCCGTCTCGATGGTCCTGGTGATGCAGCGCTCCGCCCCGGGCCGCGCGGGGCAGGACTCCGCGCTGGTCGCCGCCGGCTTCTTCGCCGGATTCGCCGTGGGGCCACCGCTGTTCGGGTTCCTCGCGGAGCGCGGGCGGTACGGGGAGGGCTGGTCGCTGGTCGCCGTCGAGTTCGCCGTCGCGGGGGCCGTCGCGCTCGCCTGGGCGGTGCGGGACCGCCGTACGCGCGCGGACGGTCCGCGATGA